The Capsicum annuum cultivar UCD-10X-F1 chromosome 3, UCD10Xv1.1, whole genome shotgun sequence genomic sequence atgtaatCATAAATgcgatcaaaaaaaaaaaagaggaaaaactcATTTGCAAGGAAGCAGACTTATAAAAGAACAAGTTAGGttcttaatctcaaataaattaagttttaataTACAAGCAAAAAttgacgatgaagttggaaagtcctgctaccgaccattcgtcataattaaattaatttaccatTTGAAGCCAATTGAATTGGGTTGGGGAGGTTTTAAACCCATTAGATGCTTATTTAGATTAGGAAAATAGGGACGACTTATAAATGCCGTAAAGGCGCGAgaaacgtgccaaaatttgtggtgaggccgaaaagtactactatcggtaagccacacgtcaatataataaataatttcaaaataaattaaaagcgggagacaaacaacttttaggttaacaaatattataaatcctaaaaaaaaaatcaatttaagccggacgtaagtcattaaagcgaccgtgctagaaccacgggactcgaggggtgcctaacaccttcccctcggtcaacagaattccttatccggatttctagttcgcagacgaaaaaataaaaattgaagagtcatttccttttgaatagggattcaataaggtgacttggaacacccaaactcaatttcaagtggcgactctgtaagtaaagtaatcccttttcaaaacgtcactttaattggaaaaacccattttctccaaaaccaactccctagcggggtcggatgcggtgaaaaacgGGGGTGTGACAGTAAACGAGTCAAATTGTTCGTATAACAATAGAGCAACAGAACATGATATTCTCAAGTTCAACacagaaaaccaaaatgaatcagCAAGAAACAACTTCAAATCTCTACCACCGTCTCAGCAGTGATAGGTTCCCAAACGTTAAACAAACAGGATGTTAATTTATTTGCAAAGCAGATGAGGATGCTTCGGCTTTATCTGCATCTTCTGATCTGGTTATCTCTGCAAAAGAAGAAATGTTCGAGGATCATATCGATTCTTAGAGAGTCATATATGCATTGTACATGGAAGAAATGCAATTAGCACCTTTTTATGAGTAGTGTAACAATAATAGCAGGTAGACAGCTTACCATGACTTATCGGAAAAGTGATCTTCTCATAATTTACTAAGGATGCGCCTTCTCCTTGCGTTGGATCCATCTTGCGGAGCAAATGTACAAACTTTGTGGGCATCTTTGCAATCTCCAACTCTTTAAGAGCAGTGAGGGATTTGAGGCCGTCAGGGACCTTCAATTTGTTgcaattttctattttcatgttAGAAAGTTTGGGCATAGAATTGTTTTCTATAGTCCAACTCTCCAgaaacttcaaattcaagagttCCAAATGCCTGAGTTGAGTAAAACCCGAAGCAGGACTGACCATATTCGTGCCTTCAAAGGCATTATCATCGAGGACTAGAACACGTAACTTGGGAAGCTTAAATAGCTTTTGCATAGGATCTTTCTCAAGTTCAGAGCCAATCAGGACTATCTTTGTTAAACCTTGGGAGATGTTGTATCTGGAGGGAAGCTCATTGATATGTCCTTCAATGGAAAAGATTCGGACACCCGAGTATTCCAGTACTTCCCTGATAAGTGAATGCCTCTGATCAACAAAGCAATCAAAATTTCTGATATCTATAGACAGCTGAATCTGTCCGTTTGAAGGTTTTTTCAGATGCTGGTTGATGAACTGCAGGTCAGGGAAATCACCGTCAACCTTCACGGCTACGCTATGGAGTTTGTTCATTGTTTGCAGATCAGCAACATTGCACACCTTTGTGATGAAGTTTTCAAGGGTCTCAAGCTCTTTCATGCCATCAAGCCTCAACTTTTCTCCGTCCTGTGTTTTAAACACACGTGGAAGATATAGATGTTTCATTCTTCTCATATTCCGCAAAACATTTGGCAGAATCACCTCGTTAATCAAATCATCCACTCGCAAGTCAAGTATTTGCAAGTTAGAAGTGATGGGCAACGATAAGTATTCGTCCAGAAAACATCTTTTGAAACTCAGATACTTCAAATGGACTAGCTTGGATAACCCTTGGAGTACTAAACCAGAATTCTTTTTCTGATCATCACCTGATAACTTATCGTCATATGATCCAAAGTCAACCCCGTCAAAATCAAGAAGTCTTAGTAGCTTTAGCTCCTCGACATCAAAAGGCAATATTTTTACAGGTTTCCTAACTTGCTGTTTGTGTGGGTCAAGGATATGTAGGCTGTGAAGATGCTTATTTTTGGTGATCAGATCAATGGCGCTGGCCGTATCCTCTTGCCTTTCTAGACACAGGGACAATCGTCGTACTCTCTTtcttgatgatgatgaggaggagGAGGGGGAGGAATCCGAACCCAAATATTGGCTGAAGTTGATCTCTTTACCCTTTGATATGCTTAGTAGCCGCATCATTTTGTGAAGGCGGCAAGATTTGAGCCGTGTAACAGTTGGAACATCCTCTTCTTCCACTTCAATCATACCCATTTTTTCGAGTTCAGTTAGATATCGTTCTGCAATATCTAACGATCCTCCTCCTTCTCTCATGTCTTGCAGCTTCACTAATCCATCAACTATCCAAAAGTGATATAATTTCTCCACATCTATCACTGAATCTTCAGGCCAAAGTCCCAAGTAAAGAAAACAAAGTTTAAGGTGATCTGGCAAGTCATCAAAGCTTGGAGTTAAGATTTGCTGCAATACACTGTCATTGAGAATTGACATTAAGTGTTGATGCACTGTATTCCATTCATTCAGGCTCTCTCTGCCTGCCAAAACTTGAGCCAGCTTGATGATGGCTACTGGGTGCCCTCCACAGCGTTTCACCATTTTTCTACTTACCTCTTCCATGTCTGCTCTAATCACCTCATCTCCTGCCAATAACAAATGGAGTAgtacaaaaaattaatttcagtagCTGTTGGGATGGGCGTCATGCGGAAACTAGTTGTTGCAAACTATGTCGGTGATCGATCAGACGAcacataaaaacataataaaaaacatattattgataggTTTGGTCAAATGACCAACATATTATGAAAActagtataaaaaaatataaaactatttgAGAGAAAATCTTTCTCTAAATAATACTCTTAAACTACTACATTGAAGATGTTATTATGAGAAGTAAAGATTTTCTGGTTATAGAAGTCCAAAAACATCTCGTTTAAGAAAGAATTAACCAATTATGGAAGAAATCTTTTCCAACATGGAAACAAGAAAACATTTCCCCCAAGAAAATTCTTGGAGTAAAATACAATTGTGATAGAATCCAGGTAAATTAGGAAATTCAGGACAAACCTAATATTAGCCACTTTTCACAACCAGTGGTTTAAAAAACAGTTCTGGAATTCGCATCACGGTGGGGTACCAGCAAAATGCCTCACGACGCATGagtcatgtgttttaaattaacttgacatctctcaatcgtaattttactatatcaccttaattaattataataactCATCTAAGTATtagaaaattattaatatttaataagaaaaagataatagAGACACAAAATGATGAATTATCTCTTGATGCTTTAAATTAACTAGATATCTTATATGGACCCACCTACAAAAATTTCATAGTAATTTTACAATATcacttataattttttcttacaaattatttaagtattaaaaataaatattatttaataacaagactaaaattgatacaaaataataaatttattactaATATAAGTGAGGATGAAGTCGCTAGCATTAggaaattattaatatttagtaaaaaagataaaatagacgaTAAATTACCTCTTGATGTTTTAACTTTACTTAACATCTTACATGAGGCTCACTTAaaaattttcacaagtattttttatagtaattttaatatatcacttATAATTTGTTATTGAACGTCatgtaaatattaaaaaataaatattattaaaaagaatgaaatagatacaaaatgataattaaaaatatataaatgaagtactttttaataataatatctgtaaatatttcaaatatgacaaaaattataattaaaaagggAACTACTCAAatcttctaaaataaaattattttttaaatataaaaaaataatattttttgaatggaattaaaaataaaagtatgataataaat encodes the following:
- the LOC107856848 gene encoding probable disease resistance RPP8-like protein 2, whose protein sequence is MDLQIYVVVERLNRLQNEETTSEIRLREDLEEATKLLLTLKSKLNKNPKQDDHDAISELVTRIDQVSCEIEDAINEDHRAIIGIICNNGIKIRGLSCLGLSSCSSWRRRREHDPHAAGTIKQKFKQLREYYQEILCHHRDYPILLHKKDQEVNAPVLLKEAIGLDEHLERQVIQQLITINNDDNNNMQVVSLCGIGGVGKTTLARQVFNSDAEISFEFFNIIWVNVSPSFNIRDILVQILRYFTRAADKFASEREDTLAKIITDYVSNGGRCLIILDDVWSTQVLDDLLHRLRILPFHHKAHRVLVTTRKRQVAEYGIPKPFIFTVRGLTENGSWELFMDSYRRHSGGDEVIRADMEEVSRKMVKRCGGHPVAIIKLAQVLAGRESLNEWNTVHQHLMSILNDSVLQQILTPSFDDLPDHLKLCFLYLGLWPEDSVIDVEKLYHFWIVDGLVKLQDMREGGGSLDIAERYLTELEKMGMIEVEEEDVPTVTRLKSCRLHKMMRLLSISKGKEINFSQYLGSDSSPSSSSSSSRKRVRRLSLCLERQEDTASAIDLITKNKHLHSLHILDPHKQQVRKPVKILPFDVEELKLLRLLDFDGVDFGSYDDKLSGDDQKKNSGLVLQGLSKLVHLKYLSFKRCFLDEYLSLPITSNLQILDLRVDDLINEVILPNVLRNMRRMKHLYLPRVFKTQDGEKLRLDGMKELETLENFITKVCNVADLQTMNKLHSVAVKVDGDFPDLQFINQHLKKPSNGQIQLSIDIRNFDCFVDQRHSLIREVLEYSGVRIFSIEGHINELPSRYNISQGLTKIVLIGSELEKDPMQKLFKLPKLRVLVLDDNAFEGTNMVSPASGFTQLRHLELLNLKFLESWTIENNSMPKLSNMKIENCNKLKVPDGLKSLTALKELEIAKMPTKFVHLLRKMDPTQGEGASLVNYEKITFPISHEITRSEDADKAEASSSALQIN